Within the Malus sylvestris chromosome 4, drMalSylv7.2, whole genome shotgun sequence genome, the region AAAGTTCCACCTATTTTCGTTTACAGTTCATGGCTTGGAGTATGGCTTTGGAGCCCATGAGTACCCCAGCAGTGGGGTTTTTGAGGTAGAACCAAGAAGTTGTCCTGGCTTCATCTTCAGAAAGTCCGTCCTGGTGGGCAGCACTGATAtgtctcgctcagaattccggTCATTTATGGAGAACCTTTCTGGAAAGTATCATGGAGATACCTATCATTTAATTGCCAAGAATTGCAACCATTTCACTGATGAAGTTTGTATGCGGCTAACTGGAAAAACTATACCTGGATGGGTAAATCGGCTAGCCCGAGTAGGTGAGAGTAAGATACTCAACTTCAATACTCACAAGACCTACACGCTACGTGAATTACATTAGGTTTTCTAGACCTTGTAAATGAATGACATATCCTCGTTTCGGATTATAAATGCACAATTGTGTGATTATTATATGATTGACTTGGCTCTGTGTGCCCATAGATTCTATACCCTCGGCGGGACCACAAATGTTTAATgagcttttcctttttcttagtAAAGGTTTCTCTTAATTTTCAGGTTCTTTCTGCAACTGTCTTCTTCCAGTTAACATTCAAATTTCAGCAGTGAGACATCTTCCTGACCACCCGACATATTCTGGTATGTTCCCATCCACTGGGAAAAGAATTGTTCTATAAGGAGTTTTGAATCACAATCTTGCATATTTTTCTGACTTCCTTTTCTGCATTAGAGTTATACTTTCCTCTTATAGTCTTATGGTACTCAAGCTTCtaatgttttaaaaggcgaaGGCGTGAGTGAGGCGTTTGATGGATAGCCCCGTCTAGGCGAAAGCCTTGAGGCGTGAGGACTTAGTTTTTAtactttatattatatattatatatatgtatatattataatactttgtaaaacaaatattCATTGTCTTTGAAAAGTGCACAAATTATATGCAAGTATAACTCACATGACCTAGTTTAATcaagcaatcaaattattcaatATTCAAGCATCTACTTAAgtaaatgcatatatatatatatatatatatatattataaggagaaaaaagagaaataaggATAAATATAAAGACTTGAAAAAGAGAATAATAtaacattaaaaaatataataaaagaaGGGAGATCAGAGTAAAAATAGGAAACATTGAATTAAAGAGAGTTGGACATAATGCATATAAATAATTTTAGAGTTGTTGGGTATATATAAAACCAACAATAAAGAGAGTTAGACATAATGCTTCTTTCTGATcaacttttacaattttatGTTTACTTTTCTAACCCAATACCAAAAGCGCTCAACTAATCCACTACCATATGTTGCTCTTCAAAATTTCAACCCACCAATTTCTCTCTAAACCAGAGTAATCTCCACCTTAAAGCTTAAAGTTTCTGATTGATTTGTGGCTTAAATTCCTTGACATTTGGAATTCCCTAGAACTGAATTTATGAATATAATTAGTTTGTTTAGACTTAGGGTCTGCTTGTTTTTTTCACTCTTTTGTTTCAAACTTTTTGGTGGTCTTATGTCCATTAGAACGAGTgagataataaaaaatttcaacagatGTTCTGTTTTTCTTCTCTGGATGGTACTGGTACTAAGCTTACCAAATGAAATGAGGGTAAGTTTCAATCCTTAAATTGAATCCAGCTTGTTAATATGATGGAGAAGTTTAGGGAcatggagaagagagagagataaaaggGAAGCTTGTGCGCACAGATTTTTATCTAAGAGAGGGTAAGAGGGAGAAAGTTGATACGATACAATAGGTCGCTTTTGTGTTCCCTACAAAGTAAAACAAAATGTGGTTTCAACCCATGAATGGTGCACCACCTCATGGTGTACAAATGTGTGTTTTTTCTGTTCCATAAACATGACGTTTAGTTAGAACACCGAATGTGTTTTTTATTGTTATCTTTTTCATACCATGACTTGTGACCATGGATTTGCCTTGCTTTTTGATTGCGTTTGTGAGAATAAAGTTCAGTTGAAGGAATAAAATAGAATCATTTATCTTTTTTCTTCTGGAAAGAAACAGAATAGGTTGAATCATCACTCTGATTGATGGGCTCAACCTCCCCGGCTTACTTGCCTTTGGTCGAGAATCGATCTAAATTTGGGAACTTAAGTGGGTTAAGATATTTGTCGTGGATGTCTGATGGTATTTACCGGATCCTGCCATGCAGGTTTTCCCATCGATTCTTAGAATCTCGGTTTACAATTTGAATTAGTTCTTGTCCTTCGTGTAGCTTTAATTGTTTATTGAAAGGGATTTGAATCGTGTGTGTATACAGACGAGGATGTATGATGCATATGCTAGAGATGGGGGGTTTGGGAACTTGACATATGTTGTGATGTGCTTGCATAAACTTTTTTCCCCTTTACTGTATACAGACGAGGACGGTGACGACGGATCAGAATCTATTGTATCATCTGGAACAGCAGCAAGTGAGGAGGGGCCAAATCATCATCTCCTGAATGTACCGAGTGGTGATGTAGCTTTCGTGAAGGAAAAACCTCCGAGGTTATGAAGGGAACTATAATTGATTCCGCTCACTATTATTTGTG harbors:
- the LOC126618002 gene encoding deSI-like protein At4g17486 isoform X2, with the translated sequence MRLFPLSSSPSSTARADKELTDRKKNRALLYLNVYDLTPVNNYLYWVGFGIFHSGIEVHGLEYGFGAHEYPSSGVFEVEPRSCPGFIFRKSVLVGSTDMSRSEFRSFMENLSGKYHGDTYHLIAKNCNHFTDEVCMRLTGKTIPGWVNRLARVGSFCNCLLPVNIQISAVRHLPDHPTYSDEDGDDGSESIVSSGTAASEEGPNHHLLNVPSGDVAFVKEKPPRL
- the LOC126618002 gene encoding deSI-like protein At4g17486 isoform X1, coding for MRLFPLSSSPSSTARADKELTDRKKNRALLYLNVYDLTPVNNYLYWVGFGIFHSGIEVHGLEYGFGAHEYPSSGVFEVEPRSCPGFIFRKSVLVGSTDMSRSEFRSFMENLSGKYHGDTYHLIAKNCNHFTDEVCMRLTGKTIPGWVNRLARVGESSFCNCLLPVNIQISAVRHLPDHPTYSDEDGDDGSESIVSSGTAASEEGPNHHLLNVPSGDVAFVKEKPPRL